The proteins below are encoded in one region of Ferruginibacter lapsinanis:
- a CDS encoding YiiX/YebB-like N1pC/P60 family cysteine hydrolase produces the protein MAHELSPKQLKDIPIMPYEQIRPFLKTGDIIFCSGNYLFSGVIQQLTKSTWSHVAIIYKDEELERVLVLEAEPSVGIRLIPLSKYLSNYKDSKRPYKGKIFVNKLNVSLNKESLNKGICFGLDELTRPYDNWEIIRIMLRILFKIGKRERNKAYICSELVQAIYAKAGILFKFRDSYISPDHIWKDERVEMKYRVL, from the coding sequence ATGGCACACGAATTATCCCCCAAACAATTAAAGGATATTCCCATAATGCCATATGAACAAATAAGGCCATTTTTAAAAACAGGTGATATTATATTTTGTAGCGGCAATTATCTTTTTTCAGGAGTCATTCAACAACTAACTAAAAGTACCTGGAGCCATGTAGCGATCATTTATAAGGATGAAGAATTAGAAAGAGTACTGGTATTGGAAGCAGAGCCTTCTGTTGGCATTCGTCTTATTCCTCTCTCTAAATATCTAAGCAATTATAAAGATTCTAAAAGACCATATAAAGGAAAGATTTTCGTCAATAAGCTTAACGTATCACTTAATAAAGAAAGCCTGAATAAAGGCATTTGTTTTGGCTTAGATGAATTAACGCGGCCATATGATAATTGGGAAATAATCAGGATCATGTTACGAATCCTTTTTAAAATCGGCAAGCGTGAAAGAAACAAGGCTTACATCTGTTCTGAATTAGTACAAGCCATATACGCAAAAGCAGGAATTCTTTTTAAATTTAGAGATTCCTATATCAGCCCTGATCACATCTGGAAAGATGAAAGGGTTGAAATGAAATACCGGGTTTTGTAA
- the map gene encoding type I methionyl aminopeptidase produces the protein MVYYKTKEEIELMRISSLLVSKTLAEVAKIIKPGITTLAIDSFAEQFILDNAATPSFKGYGVPPFPFACCISVNDAVVHGFPTKNELKEGDIVSVDVGVFKNGFHGDSAYTFALAGVTDDVKKLLAVTKASLYKGIEKAVHGNRVGDISFAIQEYTEKQHGYGVVRDLVGHGLGRHLHEDPQVPNYGKRGTGAKLVEGMVIAIEPMINMGTKDVYHDKDGWTIRTNDGKAAAHYEHNVAIQKNKPDILSSFTEIEAAEKGNANLCSDY, from the coding sequence ATGGTCTATTATAAAACAAAAGAAGAAATTGAATTAATGCGGATCAGCAGTCTGCTTGTCAGTAAGACATTGGCTGAGGTAGCAAAAATTATCAAGCCGGGTATAACTACATTGGCAATAGATAGTTTTGCAGAACAATTCATTTTAGATAATGCTGCTACACCATCCTTTAAAGGATACGGAGTACCTCCATTTCCTTTTGCTTGTTGCATTTCTGTGAATGATGCGGTAGTGCATGGTTTTCCTACAAAAAATGAATTGAAAGAGGGTGATATTGTTTCTGTAGACGTGGGTGTATTTAAAAATGGGTTTCATGGAGATAGTGCATATACATTTGCATTAGCTGGTGTTACAGATGATGTAAAAAAATTGCTGGCTGTAACAAAGGCCTCTTTGTACAAGGGAATAGAAAAGGCTGTACATGGTAACAGAGTGGGTGATATATCTTTTGCTATTCAGGAATATACAGAGAAACAACATGGCTATGGTGTAGTAAGAGACTTGGTAGGACATGGTTTGGGAAGGCATCTACATGAAGATCCGCAAGTGCCTAATTATGGCAAAAGAGGGACAGGAGCCAAACTGGTAGAGGGTATGGTGATAGCTATTGAACCAATGATCAATATGGGAACCAAAGATGTGTATCACGATAAGGATGGCTGGACAATACGTACTAATGATGGTAAGGCTGCTGCTCACTACGAACATAATGTAGCGATACAAAAAAATAAGCCCGATATTCTTTCTTCTTTTACTGAGATAGAGGCTGCCGAGAAAGGAAATGCAAATTTGTGTTCGGATTATTAA
- a CDS encoding BaiN/RdsA family NAD(P)/FAD-dependent oxidoreductase has protein sequence MTKKRLIVIGGGAAGFFCAVNAARLNNALEVVIIEKTSKLLSKVKVSGGGRCNVTHHCFSIAEMVKKYPRGESFLKKAFHHFFTKDTIEWFNERGVKLKTEADGRMFPATDSSQTIIDCLMREVNKYGVEILMNREVKQLTKSNGQWIVDFGNDKVEQADYVCIASGGYPKAMQFDWLKKMGNTIQDPAPSLFTFNMPGNAITELMGITVERVSVKIIGTKLSESGPLLITHWGMSGPAILKLSAWGAKELAICNYQFAILINWLPDFNENSLREKFQQIRFDIAAQKIVNRNPFGLPQRLWQYLLQQSGINEDMRWADLPAKEQNKLIKNLCAQEFAVSGKTTFKEEFVTAGGITLSEIDHNTMQSKIEPNLFFAGEVIDVDGVTGGFNFQNAWTTGFIAAKAIANSASS, from the coding sequence ATGACAAAAAAAAGACTGATCGTTATAGGGGGTGGTGCAGCAGGTTTTTTTTGTGCAGTGAATGCGGCAAGATTAAATAATGCACTGGAAGTTGTGATCATTGAAAAAACAAGTAAGTTGTTAAGCAAGGTAAAAGTGAGTGGAGGTGGTAGGTGCAATGTTACTCACCATTGTTTTAGTATTGCTGAAATGGTGAAAAAATATCCAAGGGGCGAAAGCTTTTTGAAGAAAGCATTCCATCATTTTTTTACAAAAGATACAATTGAGTGGTTTAATGAAAGAGGGGTGAAATTGAAAACTGAGGCTGATGGAAGGATGTTTCCGGCAACAGATTCATCCCAAACAATTATTGATTGTTTAATGAGAGAGGTAAATAAATATGGAGTGGAGATATTGATGAATAGGGAAGTGAAGCAATTGACAAAAAGTAATGGGCAATGGATAGTTGATTTTGGAAATGATAAAGTTGAACAAGCAGATTATGTATGTATTGCCAGTGGCGGATATCCTAAAGCAATGCAATTTGATTGGTTGAAAAAGATGGGGAATACGATACAGGATCCGGCGCCTTCTTTATTTACATTTAACATGCCGGGTAATGCTATTACTGAATTGATGGGGATTACGGTTGAACGGGTGTCTGTAAAGATCATTGGGACAAAACTGTCAGAAAGTGGCCCGTTATTAATTACGCATTGGGGGATGAGCGGACCGGCGATATTGAAATTATCGGCATGGGGAGCTAAGGAATTGGCTATATGTAATTATCAATTTGCAATATTAATAAATTGGTTACCTGACTTTAATGAGAATAGTTTAAGGGAAAAATTTCAACAGATAAGATTTGATATTGCGGCGCAGAAAATCGTAAACAGAAATCCTTTCGGATTACCTCAAAGATTATGGCAATATTTATTACAACAGTCTGGTATAAATGAAGATATGCGTTGGGCTGACCTGCCTGCGAAAGAACAGAATAAATTGATCAAAAATTTATGTGCTCAGGAGTTTGCAGTGAGCGGCAAAACTACTTTTAAAGAAGAGTTTGTAACTGCAGGTGGCATTACGTTAAGTGAGATCGATCATAATACCATGCAAAGTAAAATTGAACCTAATTTATTTTTTGCAGGCGAAGTGATAGATGTGGATGGTGTTACGGGGGGATTTAATTTTCAAAATGCCTGGACAACCGGATTTATTGCTGCAAAAGCTATAGCAAATTCAGCCTCGTCCTAG